The Micavibrio sp. TMED2 genome includes a window with the following:
- a CDS encoding pyruvate dehydrogenase complex dihydrolipoamide acetyltransferase has translation MPIKILMPALSPTMTEGTLSSWLVKEGDEISAGDVIAEIETDKATMEVEAVDEGKVGKILVEAGTEGVAVNEVIALLLEEGESASDLDGADSAGGDDKPAKEEKSVDKSDVTPSGKPPEKRPEEPASPAPAAPSKDGNRIFASPLARRMADQAGLDLTAIKGTGPNGRIVKADIEAAKKDGTGKAAPEAAKKTDAAKPTAAASMPAGPDAKALADAYGMEYEEIANSGMRKTIAKRLTESKQTVPHFYLTVECEIDALLDLRKQLNAKSPEGDQAYKLSVNDLIIKACAVALKRVPAANASYTEAAMLQYKHADISVAVATPTGLITPIIKHAEEKGLATISKEMKDLAIRARDGKLKPDEYQGGTFSLSNLGMFGIKEFSAIINPPQGCILAVGAGEQRPVVKDGALAVATMMSCTLSVDHRVVDGAVGAEFLAEFKKLIEDPMAMML, from the coding sequence ATGCCGATCAAAATCCTGATGCCAGCCCTGTCCCCGACGATGACCGAAGGCACCCTGTCTTCATGGCTCGTCAAGGAGGGCGATGAAATTAGCGCCGGTGACGTGATCGCCGAGATCGAAACCGACAAGGCAACCATGGAAGTGGAAGCCGTGGATGAAGGCAAGGTCGGCAAGATCCTCGTCGAGGCAGGCACCGAAGGCGTCGCGGTCAATGAGGTAATCGCACTGTTGCTGGAAGAGGGCGAAAGCGCCTCTGATCTTGATGGCGCGGACAGCGCTGGCGGTGACGATAAACCGGCCAAGGAAGAAAAGAGCGTTGATAAATCCGATGTGACGCCATCGGGCAAACCACCGGAAAAGCGTCCAGAGGAACCCGCAAGCCCGGCCCCGGCAGCACCGAGCAAGGACGGCAACCGTATTTTTGCCAGCCCGCTTGCCCGCCGCATGGCCGATCAGGCCGGTCTCGACCTAACCGCAATCAAGGGCACTGGCCCCAACGGTCGTATCGTCAAGGCCGATATTGAGGCCGCCAAAAAGGACGGTACCGGCAAGGCTGCGCCAGAGGCGGCGAAGAAAACCGATGCCGCAAAGCCGACTGCCGCTGCGTCCATGCCCGCCGGACCGGATGCTAAGGCGCTCGCCGATGCCTATGGCATGGAATACGAGGAAATCGCCAATTCCGGTATGCGCAAGACCATTGCCAAGCGTCTCACGGAATCCAAACAGACTGTGCCGCATTTCTATCTGACCGTGGAATGCGAAATCGACGCGCTGCTTGATCTCCGCAAACAACTGAATGCCAAGTCGCCGGAAGGCGATCAGGCATACAAGCTCTCGGTCAACGACCTGATTATCAAGGCTTGTGCCGTTGCCCTCAAGCGGGTACCGGCGGCCAATGCCTCCTATACCGAAGCGGCGATGTTGCAGTACAAGCACGCGGATATTTCCGTCGCGGTGGCCACGCCGACCGGCCTGATCACCCCGATCATCAAGCATGCGGAAGAGAAGGGGCTCGCCACCATCTCGAAAGAGATGAAGGACCTCGCCATCCGCGCCCGTGACGGTAAGCTGAAGCCCGATGAGTATCAGGGCGGAACCTTCTCACTGTCCAATCTCGGCATGTTCGGGATCAAGGAATTCTCCGCGATCATCAACCCGCCGCAGGGCTGTATCCTCGCGGTCGGTGCCGGTGAACAGCGGCCGGTGGTCAAGGATGGCGCACTCGCCGTCGCCACCATGATGAGCTGCACCCTGTCGGTCGATCACCGGGTGGTTGACGGTGCCGTCGGCGCAGAATTCCTCGCCGAGTTCAAGAAGCTGATCGAAGACCCAATGGCGATGATGCTGTAA
- a CDS encoding dihydrolipoyl dehydrogenase, translating into MADTSFDLIVVGGGPGGYVAAIRAAQLKMKVALVEREHLGGICLNWGCIPTKALLRSAEVHHMLHHLDEYGLAADNIRFDLDKVVKRSRGVASQLSGGVKHLLKKNKVTVFDGHAKLAGKGKLSVDLQKGGSETLTAKHIILATGARARVLPNLKPDGKFIWSYKEAMVPDTMPKKLLVIGSGAIGIEFASFFLNMGADVTVVEMMDRIVPAEDEEISAFVKKNLEKQGMKIITGAKVEGTKPGAKDIEATIDVGGKKQTEKYDRIIMAIGITGNIEDIGLEGTKVQTDRGHIVINEWMETGEPGVYAIGDVAGPPWLAHKASHEGVICVEKIAGQKGVHPLDTSNIPGCTYCTPQIASVGLSEAKAKAAGYDVKVGRFPFIGNGKAIALGEPEGMVKTVFDAKTGELLGAHMVGAEVTELIQGYGIAKTLETTEAELMHTVFPHPTLSEMMHESVLDAYGRAIHF; encoded by the coding sequence ATGGCTGATACATCCTTTGACCTGATCGTTGTCGGTGGCGGACCCGGTGGCTATGTGGCTGCGATCCGGGCGGCGCAGCTGAAAATGAAGGTGGCGCTGGTCGAGCGTGAGCATCTGGGCGGTATCTGCCTGAACTGGGGCTGTATTCCGACCAAGGCGCTGCTGCGTTCAGCCGAGGTGCATCACATGCTGCACCACCTGGATGAATACGGGCTGGCGGCGGACAATATCCGCTTTGACCTCGACAAGGTGGTCAAACGCTCCCGCGGGGTTGCCTCGCAACTCTCCGGCGGGGTCAAACACCTGCTGAAGAAGAACAAGGTCACGGTGTTTGATGGTCATGCCAAGCTGGCGGGCAAGGGCAAGCTCAGCGTTGATCTGCAGAAGGGTGGTAGCGAGACCCTGACCGCCAAGCACATCATTTTGGCTACTGGCGCACGCGCACGGGTGCTGCCGAACCTGAAGCCGGATGGCAAGTTCATCTGGTCCTACAAGGAAGCCATGGTGCCCGACACCATGCCGAAAAAGCTGCTGGTCATCGGCTCCGGTGCCATCGGCATCGAATTCGCCAGCTTCTTCCTCAACATGGGGGCCGATGTCACCGTGGTTGAGATGATGGACCGCATCGTCCCGGCTGAGGATGAGGAAATCTCAGCCTTCGTCAAAAAGAACCTTGAGAAGCAGGGGATGAAGATCATCACCGGTGCCAAGGTCGAGGGCACCAAGCCGGGTGCCAAGGACATTGAGGCAACCATTGATGTTGGCGGCAAGAAACAGACCGAGAAATACGACCGCATCATCATGGCGATCGGCATAACCGGTAATATCGAGGATATTGGTCTGGAAGGCACCAAGGTGCAGACCGATCGTGGCCATATCGTCATCAATGAATGGATGGAAACCGGCGAGCCCGGCGTCTATGCCATCGGTGATGTTGCCGGCCCGCCCTGGCTGGCACACAAGGCCAGCCATGAGGGCGTGATCTGTGTCGAGAAAATCGCCGGACAGAAGGGCGTGCATCCGCTCGATACCAGCAATATTCCGGGCTGTACCTATTGTACGCCGCAGATCGCCTCTGTCGGCCTGTCAGAAGCCAAGGCCAAGGCGGCGGGCTATGACGTCAAGGTCGGTCGCTTCCCGTTCATCGGTAATGGCAAGGCCATCGCGCTCGGTGAGCCGGAAGGCATGGTCAAGACCGTGTTCGATGCCAAGACCGGCGAGCTGCTGGGTGCCCATATGGTCGGTGCCGAGGTGACCGAACTGATCCAGGGCTATGGCATTGCCAAGACGCTGGAGACCACGGAAGCCGAGTTGATGCATACGGTATTCCCGCATCCGACCCTGTCGGAAATGATGCATGAAAGCGTGCTCGACGCCTATGGCCGGGCTATTCACTTCTGA